A single genomic interval of Cupriavidus necator harbors:
- a CDS encoding cache domain-containing protein produces the protein MPAVGPASLSPAALLRHYRASLRAKLVSIVVAPLLVALLALLLIMGLWGNRAFQALLAYKVNSDLLVAHEYFEHMVGGVGDRVLQEARSYALVDGLRRGGAMPGILADARRTHGLDFLQLLDPQGRLLAAAPAGAAGADYAAWRVVASAAAGRTDAATDVWSATQLAAVSGELARRAQVALRPTANAAPTDRTQESRGMVMHAAAPVFDQAGTLVAILHGGTLLNHNLGFIDTINALVYQPESLPRGSEGTATLFLDDTRIATNVRLFHGERALGTRVSREVRDKVLLRGEKWLDLAFVVSDWYMSAYEPIVDSRGERIGMLYVGYLARPIGQVKNLAFGVLVGLFLLLGVAGSLLALFWARRVFAPMARMVGTMQALKAGDADARVGPVRSEDELGQLASQFDQLLSALRQRNDQLRDWADSLDRKVAERTRELEDANAELRATRQQLITSEKLVVAGHLTAGVAHEINNPIAVIQGNLDVAREILGPAAEPVRHELRLIDEQVRRIHLLTNRLLQFVRPEAYAGNMERLDAGEVAAGCVDLVQHMLKGASIRVELDCLATRQVRISRSELQQVVVNLLTNAIHAMPEGGTLTLGTRDWDGQGVTLHVRDTGHGIREEDVPNLFNPFFTTKKQMGTGLGLSISYALVERYGGRITVESAVGQGAEFIVWLREDGAAPAQAGAGGGVP, from the coding sequence ATGCCTGCAGTGGGGCCTGCGTCCTTGAGCCCGGCTGCGCTGCTGCGCCACTATCGCGCCTCGCTGCGGGCCAAGCTCGTATCCATCGTGGTCGCGCCCCTGCTGGTGGCGCTGCTGGCACTGCTGCTGATCATGGGGTTGTGGGGCAATCGCGCGTTCCAGGCCTTGCTTGCCTACAAGGTCAACAGCGACCTGCTGGTCGCCCACGAGTATTTCGAGCATATGGTGGGCGGCGTGGGCGACCGTGTCCTGCAGGAGGCGAGGTCATATGCGCTGGTGGACGGACTTCGCCGCGGCGGCGCCATGCCCGGGATCCTGGCTGACGCGCGGCGCACGCATGGGCTCGATTTCCTGCAGTTGCTCGATCCGCAAGGGCGGCTGCTTGCCGCTGCGCCTGCCGGTGCGGCAGGGGCGGATTACGCAGCCTGGCGCGTGGTGGCCAGCGCCGCCGCCGGCCGCACGGACGCCGCCACCGACGTATGGTCTGCCACGCAACTGGCCGCGGTTTCCGGCGAGCTTGCCCGACGCGCACAGGTGGCGCTACGCCCCACCGCCAACGCAGCGCCGACCGACAGGACCCAGGAAAGCCGCGGCATGGTGATGCACGCAGCCGCACCGGTATTTGACCAGGCGGGAACGCTGGTGGCGATCCTGCATGGCGGCACGCTGCTGAACCACAACCTCGGCTTCATCGACACGATCAACGCGCTGGTCTACCAGCCGGAATCGCTGCCTCGTGGCAGCGAGGGCACGGCGACCCTGTTCCTGGACGACACGCGCATTGCCACCAACGTTCGGCTGTTCCATGGCGAGCGCGCCCTGGGAACGCGGGTCTCCCGCGAGGTGCGCGACAAGGTGCTGCTGCGCGGCGAGAAATGGCTGGACCTGGCGTTCGTGGTCAGCGACTGGTACATGAGCGCCTATGAGCCGATCGTGGACAGCCGCGGCGAGCGGATCGGCATGCTCTATGTTGGCTATCTTGCCAGGCCCATCGGCCAGGTGAAGAACCTGGCTTTTGGGGTCCTGGTGGGCCTGTTCCTGCTGCTGGGCGTGGCGGGGTCGTTATTGGCCTTGTTCTGGGCCAGGCGCGTGTTCGCGCCGATGGCGCGGATGGTCGGCACCATGCAGGCGCTGAAGGCGGGCGACGCCGATGCGCGCGTGGGCCCGGTGCGCAGCGAAGACGAGCTCGGCCAGCTCGCCAGCCAGTTCGACCAGCTGCTGTCGGCCCTGCGGCAGCGCAATGACCAGCTCAGGGACTGGGCGGACTCGCTCGATCGCAAGGTGGCCGAGCGCACGCGCGAGCTGGAGGACGCAAACGCCGAGCTGCGTGCCACCCGGCAGCAGCTGATCACGTCGGAGAAGCTCGTCGTCGCAGGGCACCTTACAGCGGGCGTGGCACATGAGATCAACAATCCGATCGCGGTCATCCAGGGCAACCTGGACGTGGCGCGCGAGATTCTTGGCCCGGCTGCCGAGCCAGTCCGGCACGAGCTGAGGCTGATCGACGAGCAGGTGCGGCGTATCCACCTGCTGACCAACCGGCTGCTGCAGTTTGTCCGGCCAGAGGCCTACGCGGGCAATATGGAGCGCCTGGATGCGGGCGAGGTGGCGGCTGGCTGCGTCGACCTGGTCCAGCACATGCTGAAGGGCGCGTCGATCCGGGTCGAGCTGGACTGCCTGGCCACGCGGCAGGTGCGCATCAGCCGCAGCGAGCTGCAGCAGGTGGTGGTCAACCTGCTGACCAATGCCATCCACGCCATGCCCGAAGGCGGCACGCTCACGCTTGGCACGCGCGACTGGGACGGGCAGGGCGTGACGCTGCATGTGCGCGACACCGGGCACGGCATCCGGGAAGAAGACGTGCCCAACCTGTTCAATCCGTTCTTCACGACCAAGAAGCAGATGGGGACGGGCCTCGGGCTTTCCATCAGCTATGCGCTGGTGGAGCGCTACGGCGGCCGCATTACCGTGGAGAGCGCGGTGGGGCAGGGGGCGGAGTTTATTGTCTGGCTGCGCGAGGACGGGGCGGCCCCGGCGCAGGCGGGGGCGGGCGGCGGCGTGCCATGA
- a CDS encoding formate dehydrogenase subunit gamma has protein sequence MATNNDRILRTKFAERLCHWAIVLCFFLAAVSGISWFFPTVSWLSGFLGTPQMARLLHPFLGIAVFAGLCYMFWRFVGHNMPARTDAIWFRRAREVLLNQHGGEPLQIGKYNAGQKVLFWLIMASILALLVSGLIMWRAYFAEYFPIPVLRLAILAHSVAGIGLILLIVGHIYLAIWVRGSITGMVTGYVSRAWARQHHDRWYGELQAKESKAAQAKGNEA, from the coding sequence ATGGCGACCAACAACGACAGGATCCTGCGCACGAAATTCGCCGAGCGGCTGTGTCACTGGGCGATCGTGCTCTGCTTCTTCCTTGCGGCGGTTTCGGGAATCTCGTGGTTCTTCCCGACGGTGAGCTGGCTGAGCGGCTTCCTTGGCACGCCGCAGATGGCACGGCTGCTCCACCCGTTCCTGGGCATCGCGGTGTTCGCGGGGCTGTGCTACATGTTCTGGCGCTTTGTCGGCCACAACATGCCCGCGCGCACCGACGCGATCTGGTTCCGCCGCGCCAGGGAAGTGCTGCTGAACCAGCATGGTGGCGAACCGCTGCAGATCGGCAAGTACAACGCCGGCCAGAAGGTGCTGTTCTGGCTCATTATGGCTTCGATCCTGGCCCTGCTGGTCTCAGGCCTGATCATGTGGCGCGCCTATTTCGCCGAGTATTTCCCGATTCCCGTGCTCCGCCTGGCGATCCTGGCCCATTCCGTCGCGGGGATCGGCCTGATCCTGCTGATCGTGGGCCACATCTATCTGGCGATCTGGGTCCGCGGCTCGATCACCGGCATGGTGACGGGCTACGTCTCGCGCGCCTGGGCCAGGCAGCACCATGACCGCTGGTATGGCGAGTTGCAGGCAAAGGAGTCGAAAGCGGCGCAAGCGAAGGGGAACGAGGCATGA
- a CDS encoding OFA family MFS transporter, translated as MSYPAQAQTPSQKSQHASPSRPASRPSAFSKEAIIARPGFNRWMVPPAALAVHLCIGQAYAFSVFNEPLTRILGVTQSAPGDWQLTTLGWVFSLAIFFLGISAAFAGKWLEKVGPRRTMFTAACCFGGGFLVSALGIWLHQIWLLYLGYGVLGGIGLGLGYVSPVSTLIRWFPDRRGMATGMAIMGFGGGAMIGAPLSVALMNYFKSATSAGVAQTFLVMGVIYFISMSIGALAIRIPAPGWAPPGYVPTTKARKMVTHANVHIDQALKTPQFYLLWVILFLNITAGIGVLGQAAVMIQETFKGSITAAAAAGFVGLLSIGNMTGRFLWSSASDYFGRKITYAIFFAFGAALYMAVPAVGSSGNVALFVVCYFLILTMYGGGFSTIPAYLADMFGTAYVGGIHGRLLTAWAAAGIAGPALVNYIREHKLAMGVPRSEVYVDTLHIMAGLLVAGFVCNLLIRPVHERHHLREATSAA; from the coding sequence ATGTCATACCCCGCGCAAGCGCAAACGCCCTCGCAGAAGTCCCAGCACGCGTCGCCGTCCCGGCCAGCATCACGCCCGTCGGCCTTCTCCAAGGAGGCCATCATCGCCCGCCCCGGCTTCAACCGCTGGATGGTGCCGCCGGCCGCGCTGGCGGTGCACCTGTGCATTGGCCAGGCCTATGCCTTCTCGGTCTTCAACGAGCCGCTGACGCGGATCCTCGGCGTCACGCAGTCCGCGCCGGGCGACTGGCAACTGACCACGCTGGGCTGGGTGTTCTCGCTGGCGATCTTCTTCCTCGGCATCTCTGCCGCCTTTGCCGGCAAGTGGCTGGAGAAGGTCGGGCCGCGGCGCACCATGTTCACGGCCGCGTGCTGCTTCGGCGGCGGCTTCCTGGTTTCGGCGCTGGGCATCTGGCTGCACCAGATCTGGCTGCTGTACCTGGGCTACGGCGTGCTGGGCGGGATCGGGCTGGGGCTGGGCTACGTGTCGCCGGTGTCCACGCTGATCCGCTGGTTTCCCGACCGCCGCGGCATGGCCACCGGCATGGCGATCATGGGCTTCGGCGGCGGCGCGATGATCGGCGCGCCGCTATCGGTCGCGCTGATGAACTACTTCAAGAGCGCGACCAGCGCGGGCGTGGCTCAGACCTTCCTGGTGATGGGCGTGATCTACTTCATCTCGATGTCGATCGGGGCGCTGGCCATCCGCATCCCGGCCCCGGGCTGGGCGCCCCCGGGCTACGTACCCACCACCAAGGCCCGCAAGATGGTCACGCACGCCAACGTGCACATCGACCAGGCGCTGAAGACGCCGCAATTCTACCTGCTGTGGGTGATCCTGTTCCTGAACATCACCGCCGGCATCGGCGTGCTGGGCCAGGCTGCGGTGATGATCCAGGAAACCTTCAAGGGCAGCATCACTGCGGCAGCCGCCGCCGGCTTCGTCGGCCTGCTCAGCATCGGCAACATGACGGGGCGCTTCCTGTGGAGCTCCGCCAGCGACTACTTCGGCCGCAAGATCACCTATGCCATCTTCTTCGCCTTCGGCGCCGCGTTGTACATGGCGGTGCCGGCCGTCGGCTCGTCCGGCAACGTGGCCCTGTTCGTGGTCTGCTACTTCCTGATCCTGACCATGTATGGCGGCGGCTTCAGCACCATTCCCGCCTACCTGGCGGACATGTTCGGCACGGCCTACGTCGGCGGCATCCATGGCCGCCTGCTGACCGCCTGGGCCGCCGCCGGCATTGCCGGCCCGGCGCTGGTCAACTACATCCGCGAGCACAAGCTGGCCATGGGTGTGCCCAGGTCAGAGGTCTATGTCGACACCCTGCACATCATGGCCGGCCTGCTGGTGGCGGGGTTCGTCTGCAACCTGCTGATCCGGCCGGTGCATGAGCGCCACCACCTGCGCGAAGCCACCAGCGCAGCCTGA
- a CDS encoding sigma-54-dependent transcriptional regulator, giving the protein MSERQSNPPDADNWQRRTILVVDDEAGMRSFLSRALEGKVGSVVTADSAEAGAALLEQRHFDLILLDVALPGASGMEWLKALRAAGNPADVILMTAFADMDTAIAALRSGAADFIVKPFRVDQMLNAIRRCFDRTRLTRENYLLRRELDKYTIHKHFIGESEAMKKVMALVARVAPMPSTVLVTGESGTGKEVVARELHRLSGRQGQFVPLNCGAMAPEIIESELFGHAKGAFTGAAGGRHGLFLYADGGTLFLDEISELPLPMQAKLLRVIEDRRIRPLGTEREIAVDVRIVAACNRNLANEVAAGRFRQDLFYRLDVVSVAIPPLRTRPEDIVPLAEHFSEQLSAQLGLPAVPLSPSLIRVLKGYDWPGNARELRNLVERALILGEYPVELLAHQADPAQANLPEEEREDAAMPADDGTLLESVERRHILQVLAAEGGNRVEAARRLGISRRTLDRKCLQWGLRP; this is encoded by the coding sequence ATGAGCGAAAGACAAAGCAACCCGCCCGATGCCGACAACTGGCAGCGTCGCACGATCCTGGTGGTGGACGACGAGGCCGGCATGCGTTCGTTCCTGTCGCGCGCGCTCGAAGGCAAGGTGGGCAGCGTGGTGACGGCCGACAGCGCCGAAGCGGGTGCCGCGCTGCTGGAGCAACGGCATTTCGACCTGATCCTGCTCGATGTGGCGCTGCCCGGTGCCAGCGGGATGGAGTGGCTCAAGGCACTGCGCGCGGCCGGCAACCCCGCCGACGTGATCCTGATGACGGCCTTCGCCGACATGGACACGGCGATTGCCGCGCTGCGCTCGGGCGCCGCGGACTTCATCGTCAAGCCGTTCCGGGTCGACCAGATGCTCAATGCGATCCGGCGCTGCTTCGACCGGACCCGGCTCACGCGCGAGAACTACCTGCTGCGCCGCGAGCTGGACAAGTACACCATCCACAAGCACTTCATCGGCGAGTCCGAAGCGATGAAGAAGGTCATGGCGCTGGTGGCACGGGTGGCACCGATGCCATCGACGGTACTGGTGACGGGCGAGTCCGGCACCGGCAAGGAAGTGGTGGCGCGCGAGCTGCATCGCCTGAGCGGACGGCAGGGCCAGTTCGTGCCGCTCAACTGCGGCGCGATGGCGCCCGAGATCATTGAAAGCGAATTGTTCGGCCACGCCAAGGGTGCCTTCACCGGCGCGGCCGGCGGGCGCCATGGCCTGTTTCTCTATGCCGACGGCGGCACGCTGTTCCTGGACGAGATCTCGGAGCTGCCGCTGCCGATGCAGGCCAAGCTGTTGCGGGTGATCGAGGACCGGCGCATCCGGCCGCTCGGCACCGAGCGCGAGATTGCCGTGGATGTGCGCATCGTCGCGGCCTGCAACCGCAACCTGGCCAACGAGGTCGCCGCCGGGCGCTTCCGCCAGGACCTGTTCTACCGACTCGATGTCGTGTCCGTAGCCATCCCGCCGTTGCGCACGCGGCCGGAAGACATCGTGCCGCTGGCCGAGCATTTCTCGGAGCAGCTGTCGGCCCAGCTCGGGCTGCCGGCGGTGCCGCTGTCGCCCTCATTGATCCGGGTGCTCAAGGGCTACGACTGGCCAGGCAATGCGCGCGAACTGCGCAACCTGGTGGAGCGGGCGCTGATCCTTGGCGAATACCCGGTCGAGCTGCTCGCGCACCAGGCCGATCCGGCTCAAGCCAACCTTCCGGAGGAAGAGCGCGAGGATGCAGCCATGCCGGCCGACGACGGCACCCTGCTGGAGTCGGTGGAGCGGCGGCACATCCTGCAGGTGCTGGCGGCCGAGGGCGGCAACCGGGTGGAAGCGGCGCGCCGGCTTGGCATCTCGCGCCGCACGCTGGACCGCAAATGCCTGCAGTGGGGCCTGCGTCCTTGA
- a CDS encoding DUF2474 family protein, whose translation MARIPQSRLAARLGWLLALWLAGVGTVFVCASLMKLLMRAAGLAN comes from the coding sequence ATGGCCAGGATCCCGCAATCGCGGCTGGCGGCCCGCCTGGGCTGGCTGCTGGCGCTGTGGCTGGCGGGGGTCGGCACCGTCTTCGTCTGCGCCAGCCTGATGAAGCTGCTGATGCGGGCAGCCGGGCTTGCCAACTGA
- the fdhE gene encoding formate dehydrogenase accessory protein FdhE: MNQHQATPGTLPSDEASRHFTPLIQPDLAGLYSRRAARLRALAEGHDLADYLRLAARVAEVQASLVAEADVSGPADARAIPQEGHWGALLDRLIERLAHDVPAPVAPHLAALRALPADARLGAAQALTEGRFDAVPAAIAPFLWAALSLQCASAARAAPVPDSGPAEHASCPVCGTAPVASLILIGDRQGMRYLHCALCESQWHMVRAKCTNCGEASELDYLSFDTAEATVRAESCGVCHGYLKVISLERDPPAEAVADDLASLALDDAVTAEGYQRTGFNPFALPG, encoded by the coding sequence ATGAACCAGCATCAGGCCACGCCGGGAACACTGCCATCGGACGAGGCCTCCCGGCATTTCACGCCGCTGATCCAGCCAGACCTTGCCGGTCTTTACAGCCGCCGCGCCGCACGCCTGCGCGCGTTGGCCGAAGGGCACGACCTTGCCGATTACCTGCGCCTGGCCGCCCGCGTGGCCGAGGTGCAGGCATCGCTTGTGGCCGAGGCCGATGTGTCCGGCCCGGCAGACGCCAGGGCCATCCCGCAGGAGGGGCATTGGGGCGCCCTGCTTGATCGGTTGATCGAGCGGCTCGCGCACGATGTTCCCGCCCCGGTCGCCCCGCATCTTGCGGCGCTGCGCGCCCTCCCTGCGGATGCGCGCCTTGGCGCCGCCCAGGCGCTGACCGAGGGCCGCTTTGATGCGGTGCCGGCAGCAATCGCGCCCTTCCTCTGGGCTGCGCTCTCGCTGCAATGTGCCAGCGCCGCGCGGGCGGCGCCCGTGCCCGACAGCGGCCCGGCCGAGCACGCATCCTGCCCGGTCTGCGGCACTGCCCCCGTGGCAAGCCTGATCCTGATCGGCGACCGCCAGGGCATGCGCTATCTGCATTGCGCGCTCTGCGAGAGCCAGTGGCACATGGTGCGGGCGAAATGCACCAACTGCGGCGAAGCCTCGGAGCTTGACTACCTCAGCTTCGACACCGCCGAAGCTACGGTGCGCGCCGAAAGCTGCGGGGTGTGCCACGGTTACCTGAAGGTGATCTCACTGGAACGCGACCCGCCGGCCGAGGCCGTGGCCGATGACCTTGCCTCCCTGGCGCTGGACGATGCTGTGACGGCGGAGGGCTATCAACGGACCGGGTTTAATCCCTTTGCGCTGCCGGGATGA
- the cydB gene encoding cytochrome d ubiquinol oxidase subunit II has protein sequence MGINLPVIWAALIFFGVMMYVIMDGFDLGIGILFPFVGDRHDRDVMMNTVAPVWDGNETWLVLGGAALLGAFPLAYSVLLSAFYLPLMFMLMGLIFRGVAFEFRFKASDRSRPYWDAAFTWGSVLAAFFQGVTLGAYIDGIAMEGATFTGGALDWLAPFPVFCGVGVVITYAFLGVTWLIMKTEGRLQWTMLRVTNVLTGVMLAMVAAVSVWTPLTHPEIAQRWFALPNLFFFLPVPLLVLFSAFGIYRSLRKHPNVSPFLYALLMIFMGYTGLAISIWPNIIPPSISIFDASSPPQSQGFALVGTLFIVPIILAYTSWSYYVFRGKVKRGEGYH, from the coding sequence ATGGGTATCAACCTTCCCGTTATCTGGGCCGCCCTGATCTTCTTCGGTGTGATGATGTACGTCATCATGGACGGATTCGATCTTGGCATCGGCATTCTCTTTCCCTTCGTCGGCGACCGTCATGACCGCGACGTCATGATGAACACGGTGGCCCCGGTCTGGGACGGCAACGAAACCTGGCTGGTGCTGGGCGGCGCGGCGCTGCTGGGCGCCTTCCCGCTGGCCTACTCGGTGCTGCTCAGCGCCTTCTACCTGCCGCTGATGTTCATGCTGATGGGGCTGATCTTCCGCGGCGTGGCCTTTGAATTCCGCTTCAAGGCCAGCGACCGCAGCCGCCCGTACTGGGATGCCGCGTTCACGTGGGGATCGGTGCTCGCCGCCTTCTTCCAGGGCGTGACACTGGGCGCCTATATCGACGGCATCGCCATGGAAGGCGCCACCTTCACCGGCGGCGCGCTCGACTGGCTGGCGCCGTTCCCGGTCTTCTGCGGCGTGGGCGTGGTGATCACCTATGCCTTCCTCGGGGTCACCTGGCTCATCATGAAGACCGAGGGCCGCCTGCAATGGACCATGCTGCGCGTGACCAACGTGCTGACCGGCGTGATGCTGGCAATGGTCGCCGCGGTGAGCGTGTGGACGCCGCTGACCCATCCGGAGATCGCGCAACGCTGGTTCGCGCTGCCCAACCTGTTCTTCTTCCTGCCGGTGCCGCTGCTGGTGCTGTTCTCGGCCTTCGGCATCTACCGGTCCCTGCGCAAGCACCCGAACGTGTCGCCGTTCCTGTACGCGCTGCTGATGATCTTCATGGGCTATACCGGGCTTGCCATCAGCATCTGGCCCAATATCATCCCGCCGTCGATCTCGATCTTCGATGCGTCGTCGCCCCCGCAAAGCCAGGGCTTCGCGCTGGTCGGCACCCTGTTCATCGTGCCGATCATCCTGGCCTACACCTCCTGGTCCTATTACGTGTTTCGCGGCAAGGTCAAGCGCGGGGAGGGGTACCACTGA
- the fdxH gene encoding formate dehydrogenase subunit beta, with amino-acid sequence MNSQNIIRSSASSELTPAPRIRDHQMEVAKLIDVSICIGCKACQVACNEWNDLRGDVQENVGVYDNPRDLSPNTWTLMRFTEHEDQAGKLEWLIRKDGCMHCEDPGCLKACPAPGAIVQYANGIVDFQSDLCIGCGYCVAGCPFDVPRISKLDNKAYKCTLCSDRVSVGQEPACVKTCPTGAIAFGSKAEMQSLAGERVAELNERGYARAGLYDPAGVGGTHVMYVLQHADDPKRYAGLPKDPEISSVVSGWKDGLKPVAGFVGAAAVVGMAAHFMAVGPNITESDEHDAPTDGAA; translated from the coding sequence ATGAACTCGCAGAACATCATCCGTAGCTCGGCCTCGTCGGAGCTGACACCAGCCCCTCGTATCCGCGACCATCAGATGGAAGTGGCCAAGCTGATCGACGTGTCGATCTGCATCGGCTGCAAGGCGTGCCAGGTCGCCTGCAACGAATGGAACGACCTGCGCGGCGACGTGCAGGAGAATGTCGGCGTCTACGACAATCCGCGCGACCTGTCGCCCAACACCTGGACCCTGATGCGCTTCACCGAGCATGAGGACCAGGCGGGCAAGCTGGAATGGCTGATCCGCAAGGATGGCTGCATGCATTGCGAGGATCCCGGCTGCCTGAAAGCCTGCCCGGCGCCGGGCGCCATCGTCCAGTACGCCAACGGCATCGTCGACTTCCAGTCCGACCTGTGCATCGGCTGCGGCTATTGCGTCGCGGGCTGCCCCTTCGACGTGCCGCGTATTTCCAAGCTGGACAACAAGGCCTACAAGTGCACGCTGTGCTCGGACCGCGTCTCGGTCGGGCAGGAGCCTGCCTGCGTCAAGACCTGCCCGACCGGCGCCATCGCCTTTGGCTCGAAGGCAGAGATGCAATCCCTTGCCGGCGAGCGCGTGGCCGAGTTGAATGAGCGCGGCTATGCCAGGGCCGGCCTGTATGACCCGGCGGGGGTCGGCGGCACCCACGTGATGTATGTGCTGCAACATGCCGACGACCCGAAGCGTTACGCGGGCTTGCCGAAGGACCCGGAGATCAGCTCGGTGGTCTCCGGCTGGAAGGATGGCCTGAAACCCGTAGCCGGCTTCGTCGGCGCGGCGGCGGTCGTGGGCATGGCGGCGCATTTCATGGCGGTCGGCCCCAACATCACCGAATCAGACGAACACGACGCCCCGACTGACGGCGCAGCATAA
- a CDS encoding VOC family protein: protein MLQNSDVAARIPAQDLARARSFYSSKLGLEPVEERPGGLRYKCGNSYFVLFESAGSASGNHTQMAWEVDDIQATVSELRQLGVVFEEYDLPGLKTINGIAEVQGNYPSKGGLGEKGAWFRDSEGNLLAIGQPIR, encoded by the coding sequence ATGCTTCAGAACAGTGACGTCGCGGCCAGGATTCCTGCGCAAGACCTCGCGCGAGCGAGATCCTTCTACTCGAGCAAGCTCGGTCTTGAGCCAGTTGAGGAACGGCCCGGCGGCCTGCGCTACAAGTGCGGCAACAGCTACTTCGTACTTTTCGAGTCGGCTGGCTCGGCCTCTGGCAATCACACACAAATGGCCTGGGAGGTCGATGACATCCAGGCAACCGTTAGCGAGCTGCGGCAGCTGGGAGTCGTGTTCGAAGAATACGATCTTCCCGGCCTCAAGACCATCAACGGGATCGCCGAGGTCCAGGGGAACTACCCGTCCAAGGGTGGCCTGGGCGAGAAAGGTGCCTGGTTCAGAGACAGCGAGGGCAACCTCCTTGCCATCGGGCAACCGATCAGGTGA
- a CDS encoding cytochrome ubiquinol oxidase subunit I, whose protein sequence is MYGLTALELARIQFGFTVSFHILFPAITIGLACFLAFLEARWLYTKDSVYRTLYQFWIKIFALNFGMGVVSGLVMAYEFGTNWSGFSQFAGSVTGPLLTYEVLTAFFLEAGFLGVMLFGWNRVGPGLHFFSTVMVALGTMISSTWILASNSWMHTPAGYVIVAGKVVPTDWLEVIFNPSFPYRLAHMVIAALLSTALFVAASSAWQLLHDRAVPAARKMLSMALWMVLIAAPIQAVVGDAHGLNTLEHQPAKIAAMEGHWNTAAKDDKGGFPLIVFGIPDMEREETRYAIEIPRLGSLILTHSLDGQIRGLKDFPREDRPNATVLFFTFRIMVGLGVAMILFGLLGWVLRRNGALYRSKAFLRLAVVMGPAGLVALLAGWMTTEIGRQPWVVYGLLRTHDAVSAHAAGPVALSLALFVVIYFVCFGVGIRYMLKLASAGPAPDAHPHEEPSYGPGSVVPAAIAAASTPNPMAPHGQRES, encoded by the coding sequence ATGTACGGACTCACAGCCCTGGAACTCGCTCGAATCCAGTTCGGATTCACGGTTTCCTTCCACATATTATTTCCCGCCATCACGATCGGGCTGGCATGTTTCCTGGCGTTCCTGGAAGCACGCTGGCTCTACACCAAGGACTCGGTGTACAGGACCCTGTACCAGTTCTGGATCAAGATCTTCGCGTTGAACTTCGGCATGGGGGTCGTTTCCGGCCTGGTCATGGCCTATGAGTTCGGCACCAACTGGTCTGGCTTCTCGCAGTTTGCGGGAAGCGTCACCGGACCGCTGCTGACCTACGAGGTGCTGACCGCCTTCTTCCTGGAAGCGGGCTTCCTGGGCGTGATGCTGTTCGGCTGGAACCGGGTCGGGCCGGGGCTGCACTTCTTCTCGACGGTGATGGTGGCGCTCGGCACCATGATTTCCTCCACCTGGATCCTGGCATCGAACAGCTGGATGCATACGCCGGCCGGCTACGTCATCGTTGCCGGCAAGGTGGTGCCGACCGACTGGCTCGAGGTGATCTTCAACCCGTCGTTCCCCTACCGCCTGGCGCACATGGTGATCGCCGCGCTGCTGTCGACGGCACTGTTCGTGGCGGCATCCTCGGCCTGGCAGCTGCTGCATGACCGCGCCGTGCCCGCCGCCCGCAAGATGCTGTCGATGGCGCTGTGGATGGTGCTGATCGCGGCGCCGATCCAGGCGGTGGTGGGCGACGCCCACGGCCTGAACACGCTGGAGCACCAGCCCGCCAAGATCGCTGCGATGGAGGGGCACTGGAACACCGCGGCCAAGGATGACAAGGGCGGCTTCCCGCTGATCGTCTTCGGAATCCCCGACATGGAACGCGAGGAAACCCGCTACGCCATCGAGATTCCGCGCCTGGGCAGCCTGATCCTCACGCACAGCCTTGACGGCCAGATCCGTGGCCTGAAGGACTTCCCCAGGGAAGACCGCCCCAATGCCACAGTGCTGTTCTTCACCTTCCGCATCATGGTTGGCCTGGGGGTGGCGATGATCCTGTTCGGCCTGCTGGGCTGGGTGCTGCGCCGCAACGGCGCGCTGTACCGGTCCAAGGCCTTCCTGCGCCTCGCGGTGGTGATGGGCCCCGCCGGGCTGGTCGCGCTGCTGGCCGGCTGGATGACCACCGAGATCGGCCGCCAGCCGTGGGTGGTCTATGGACTGCTGCGTACCCATGATGCCGTTTCCGCGCATGCGGCCGGCCCGGTGGCGCTGTCGCTGGCACTGTTCGTGGTGATCTACTTCGTCTGCTTCGGCGTGGGCATCCGCTACATGCTCAAGCTGGCCAGCGCCGGCCCCGCCCCCGACGCGCACCCGCACGAAGAGCCGTCCTACGGCCCCGGCAGCGTCGTCCCCGCCGCCATCGCCGCGGCTTCCACACCCAACCCGATGGCCCCGCACGGCCAGCGCGAATCCTGA
- a CDS encoding MFS transporter small subunit, whose amino-acid sequence MQDDRTFGKTLLLLAFWAYVLIPLGAGIWSTLGKAMKLFS is encoded by the coding sequence GTGCAAGACGACCGTACTTTCGGCAAGACGCTGCTGCTGCTCGCGTTCTGGGCATACGTGCTGATCCCGCTGGGCGCGGGGATCTGGTCGACCCTCGGCAAGGCCATGAAGCTGTTCAGCTGA